One genomic segment of Corynebacterium durum includes these proteins:
- the panB gene encoding 3-methyl-2-oxobutanoate hydroxymethyltransferase, producing MNSDTGSTPATPPTPATPTKPVRISDLLSWKAEGSKWAMLTAYDYSTAQAMSQADIPVLLVGDSAANVIYGYKTTTEVSLDEMIPLARGVVRGAGKALVVADLPFGTYEASDEQAVLSAARMMRESGAHAVKIEGGVRIAPRIRALVDAGIPVMAHIGFTPQSVHSLSGFKVQGRAGGADALRADARAVAEAGAFAVVLEMVPADLAAEVTRDLPIPTIGIGAGRETDAQVLVWQDMVELPAGGFAPKFVRRFGAIGAALTDAARDYRDAVASGDFPGEEHAY from the coding sequence ATGAATTCAGACACCGGCTCCACCCCCGCCACGCCCCCGACTCCAGCAACCCCCACCAAACCCGTGCGCATTTCCGACCTGCTGTCGTGGAAAGCCGAGGGCTCAAAATGGGCGATGCTTACCGCCTACGATTACTCCACCGCTCAGGCGATGTCCCAAGCAGATATTCCGGTTCTTCTGGTTGGGGACTCCGCCGCGAACGTCATCTACGGTTACAAGACCACCACGGAAGTATCGCTGGACGAAATGATTCCGCTGGCCCGGGGCGTCGTCAGGGGCGCCGGAAAGGCACTGGTGGTGGCAGACCTCCCATTTGGTACTTATGAGGCATCCGACGAGCAGGCGGTACTGAGCGCCGCCCGGATGATGCGGGAATCCGGTGCCCACGCCGTCAAAATAGAAGGTGGTGTGCGCATTGCCCCCCGCATTCGCGCGCTGGTGGACGCAGGCATTCCCGTGATGGCGCACATTGGGTTCACCCCGCAATCGGTGCACAGCCTCTCCGGATTTAAGGTCCAAGGCCGCGCGGGCGGCGCTGATGCCCTGCGTGCCGACGCCCGCGCCGTCGCCGAAGCGGGTGCCTTCGCCGTGGTCCTGGAGATGGTGCCCGCCGACCTCGCCGCAGAAGTGACGCGCGACCTACCCATTCCCACCATCGGCATCGGCGCCGGCCGGGAGACAGACGCCCAGGTGCTGGTGTGGCAGGACATGGTGGAGCTGCCCGCCGGTGGCTTCGCGCCTAAGTTTGTCCGCCGATTCGGTGCCATTGGTGCCGCGCTTACCGACGCCGCGCGGGACTACCGCGACGCCGTAGCCAGTGGGGACTTTCCCGGCGAGGAGCACGCCTACTAA